Within Oreochromis niloticus isolate F11D_XX linkage group LG2, O_niloticus_UMD_NMBU, whole genome shotgun sequence, the genomic segment TCAGGAACAAATTCAGTTCATTAAATCGTTCTACCCTATTTTTCTATGTCACTCTAATTTGTGCCGTTTCTTATTTTCAGCTGAGTGGAGGCGTCCAGTGATCAAGTTAAACTCCAAGGTGGTTAAGAGCGCTGAGGTGGTGGTCAGAGCTGGAAGCCCTCTGGATCTGAGGTGTGAGGGTGAAGCGCCTGTAATCTGGCAAACCAGACTACCCAAACACAGACGCTACATATCCAAGGGCAATGGGACTGTCCGTACTTTTAAAGTTGACCGTCCCACCGCAGAATTCACTGGAACGTACAAGTGTTATTACACCAATGGGTCACATCGTGACTCCtcagtgtatgtgtatgtaaaAGGTGAGCTTCTGTTGTTCCGCTTTCAGCTTCCTGAAGTTTGTGCTTAGCTGGATGTTTATTAGTGTTCAGGCTAAATTTCGCATTCGTTAATTGTTTGAAAATCCTTCTTCCAGATCCAAGTCATGTTTTCTGGACTAGCAGCACATCCCTGCAGGTGGTAGTGAAGGAGGGTGAGAGCTACCTGCTGCCTTGCCTACTGACCGACCCAGAAGCTACAGACATAAGCCTGCGCATGAACAATGGCACTTCTGTGCCACCAGGAATGAACTTTACCATCTTCAGACACCGCGGCATTCTCATCCACAGCCTTCACCCCAGCTTTAATGCTGACTACATCTGCACGGCCAGGGTCAACGGAGTGGAGAAGACCTCTAAGGCCTTTTCCATCAATGTCATTCAGAGTGAgaaaaataatttactaaagCTTTTTCAAAGTCCAGTAAACTGAAACTTGTCTGGGGTGGCTGTAACTCAGGAGATAGAGCAGGTGGTTCAGTCACTGGCTGCTTCTGTCTCTGGTCTGCATGCCTAAGGGCAAGATGTTCaacccaagttgctctctgatgcgtTTATTGGATTATGAATATtaaatagaaagcacttaggtgTAGAAATAGAGACTTGGGTGAATGAGGTATGTTATAAAAcatgctttgagtgctcaagtagagtagaaaacacaaatataagAATCCGCCCATTACCATTTGTGTCTATTTTGACATTTGGGTGTGATTTTTCTCTTGTTCTAGAGCTCCGTTTCCCTCCATACGTCTTCTTGGAGACAGAGGAATATGTGCGCATAGTTGGGGAAAAACTCAAGATCCCATGCACAACACACAATCCCAACTTCTACTACAACGTCACCTGGAAATACACAACCAAATCAGTCAGTACAAGATATTTTCAAGTTTCACAGTGTTACTAATCAAAATTtttacttcttctttttcttctttaaacatctttttgtatttgtcttcAGGTCCCAAAAATTGCTGAGATAGTTCGCTCCAATGGCGAAAATCGCCTGGACATAGAGAGCACACTGACTATCGCTGCTGTGGACCTGGCCGACACAGGAAACATCTCCTGCATTGGTTCTAACGAAGCAGGGGTGAACACTTCGACCACGTACCTGCTGGTTGTGGGTGAGCCACAAAAAAACACCCAACAGCTAAAACCTCTTGGAATTTATAAAGAAGAGTCTAAAGTATTCACTTTATAAACTGTTTAATGATTTCAATAAACTAAAAAGTTTGTCTCTTCATTGTTTGAGCAGACAAGCCTTACATCAGACTATCACCCCAGCTGTCGCCTAAGCTGGCCCACGAGGGCCTCTCAGTGGAGGTGAACGAGGGAGACGATCTGGAGCTCAGCGTGCTCATCGAAGCATACCCCCACATCACAAAGCACAGATGGGACACGCCGATATCTCCCAACACAGCCACACAGGAGCACAAGCTCATCCGATACAACAACAGGTGAACTAAAATAGCTTCATGGGAAAGAAACGTACAATCCCCCTACTCATCATTCTGGTATCTCAGCAGTACAGTTAGAAAAGTGCAAAAATCAAGTGTACTACAGGAAGAGGAAGTTTTACTAAATTTGAGATTTGCTGTCCTTGCATTCTGCGTAAATCTGACCAGGTCATTATATTTCCTCAGGTCATGAAACTCAAAGAGGGAAGAGTACTGTTCTCTTTTTATTTCACCAATGATGCATAGGAGCTGTCTGAATTCAAGCCACCAAGTTAGTCACTTCTGGTTCTGTAGATATTCCTCTTTTTcaccatttatttttgttttagataCCATGCTATTCTGCAGCTGAAGAGAATGAACATACAGGAGCAGGGCCAGTACACCTTTTATGCTCAGAGTGAAATGGCCAATGCATCCATCACATTTCAAGTCCAGATGTATCGTaagtgacagaaacacaaactaacattgtttaattttttctttgtcaACTGGTCATATATCTCGATCCTTCACTGTTCAGTAATTATTGTTTTCCCCCCTCATTTCTTCCCACTGGCAGAGAGACCAATTGCTGTCGTGAAATGGGAAAATGTAACCACACTCACTTGCACTTCGCATGGCTATCCGCCTCCCAGAATCATCTGGTATCAGTGTTTTGGAATCCGACCCACGTAAGTATAACTATGCAGAAAAGACCTCACCCAGTCTCTGACCTGTGAATGAACGCAAACTGTAGTGATTTTAGTGATTTCTCTCTGAGATAAGGTTAAGCGCTGATGTTTCTGTCAGTTTATTGCCTTTCTCTATCTGTGCAGGTGCAATGAAAACAATAGCGGACTGCAGATGGCAATCCCTCTCCAAGCTCCTACAGTGGAGGTCCAGAGGGAGGAGTACGGGGCTGTGGAAGTGGAGAGCGTCCTCACTGTGGCGTTTTCCAACAGGAGGATGACGGTTGAGTGTGTGGCCTTCAACCTCGCTGGCGTCAGCAGTGACACTCTTGCCATGAACGTTAACGGTGAGCACTCGATCATATGTCCATTTTAAGGCTGCTCTCTATATTTCTCATTTCTCTAGAGTACCATTACTGGATGTGGTTCAGATCTAATCTAATGTTTCTTTcaaggaaagagaagaaaaatgttgtttctcttcttttctgaaCATGGTTATTAATTATCCTCAATAAATATGCAAGTGCTCGATAAATTCTGTTTAAGGACATCAGCTTGTGTGTCACACAGCCACTCTTAATGAGGTTACTCACATAGAAATCTCTCTCTATGAACAGACTGGCCCTTTACTTCCCTTCTGATTGGAGCGGCAGCAATTTTGACCATCCTTCTTGTTCtcctcattttcctgttttacaaATACAAGCAGGTAAGTTGAGTCAATTCTTAAAATGTAAcatcgcaaaataaactgtaagAAGCATCTCCAACATCCAAATATGACACCCATTCTTTACTGACTTTATTTTTCAGAAACCGAGGTATGAGATCCGCTGGAAGATCATTGAGGCGAGAGATGGGAACAATTACACCTTCATTGACCCCACGCAGCTGCCCTACAATGAAAAGTGGGAGTTCCCTAGAGACAAGCTCAAACTAGGTGTGCAACTTGTTCATCAAATTGACTAAATTCTCATTATATtaaatcaaaataataataattgaatATTTGATTGTGAACTGCAGACTAGGTTGAAGTCAAAATGCTCCTTTGTGTATTTTCTCTACAAACAGGGAAGATCCTGGGTGCAGGCGCATTCGGAAAAGTTGTTGAGGCCACGGCTTATGGACTGGGAAAGGAAGACAATGTGATGCGTGTAGCTGTGAAAATGTTAAAAGGTTTGGATCCACTGTTACACTGTGAGGTTTTTTTGAGTTGAGCGTGACAGATCTTTCATGGAAAATAGGACCTAACTGAGAGGTTATTGTCCACATGAGCAAGTCAGACTGACTCTGTGTAAAATACATTATATTTAGACCtctgaaaaaaaactgtttctgcAGCCAGTGCCCATTCAGATGAGAGGGAGGCTCTAATGTCTGAACTGAAGATCCTGAGTCACCTGGGTCACCACCAGAACATCGTCAACCTACTTGGAGCCTGCACCTACGGAGGTCAGAGAACGCAGatgaaatgaaaacactgcaaaaacttatgttaaaattaaaagtcaTCCACATCATGGAAAATCCTGTCTAACTAAGCATGCAAGCTCATTTCAACGGTCATAACATAGCGGGTTTCCTCATCAGGTCCAGTGCTTGTGATCACTGAGTACTGCTGCCTCGGCGACCTGCTGAACTTCCTTCGCCAGAAGGCAGAGACGTTTGTGAACTTTGTCATGAATATTCCCGACATCATGGAAAATTCTACCGACTACAAGAACATCTGCAATCAGAAGCAGTTCATTCGAAGGTACGTCAGCAAACACGCTTAATGAAAGAGGACATGTGGAATGTATCCAAGCGCTGATATCTCTGTTTACTTTTAACAGCGACAGCGGGATCTCCAGTGAAACCTCCAGCACCTACTTGGAGATGAGACCCAGCCGCTTAGCAGAGTTGCCAACTGTGGAATCATCTGAAGGTAAGCTCGTCATCAGCCTGAGGTTTAAATTGTAGAGAATGATCAGATCAGTATGCTGACCGCAGGATTTTATTCCTATCTGATTCTTTTCTAGACCCTGTCTGTGAGGAGAGTGGTGACTGGCCGCTGGATATTGATGACCTGCTCAGATTTTCCTTCCAAGTCGCTCAGGGCCTCGACTTTTTGGCCAGCAAAAATGTGAGTTTAACACTCCATTAACAAATTAGAAATTTCTTCTCTCTCTGATTTGTGAATAAGAACAGAATGTGATTTACAAATTGTTACAGCCCcacatttaatttgaaatagTACAACACATGAATGctgaaactttgtttttttatatgacAAATTACTTAATGATTTCAATTTCATaccagagacaaaaaaaaatcatgcactGGAAAGCAGGATGGGTGTGAGGTTAACTGACCGCAGGTGTAACATGATTTCATTAAGAAGCCAGGAAAGACTTAGACTTTTAGAAGTAACAATGTGGAGAGCGTGACCCTGGGCAAACAGTTTACGATAATGTTTCCCTGTTTAATATTGCAAATGATGTAGATAGTAGATTATCTAAGATACATAATGTCattataaaaatcacacaagGAGCAATGGTTGATTTTTAATCCATGAGTGGCACTGCAATAAAAATAGACGTGAAAGAGGAACTGTGGTTAggctaatttaaaaaatctttatgGGAACACTGGGTGCTTTAAAATGCACATAAGAAATGCAAACCCACATTATGCATGTTTTGCTGGAGTGTGGCTCCATAGCAAGAATTATGAATATTGGGCAttatctgataaaaaaaaaaaaaatgacaaagcaGACATTTGAAATCTTTTATGGGCCAACACAGAGTGTGGCAAAAGGTGAGACAACCCGCTGTGACCAGTTCCGCttccatgtttttttaaagctggcatCAAAATCATatatttgtttcagttttaaaatcttctcttttatttttggtattttcaaataaatatgGGGTCTTAATATCTTACAAAAACATTGCTTTCAGcttctatttgtttttacacagcgTCCCTGTGTGTTAAACCACCCCTCTGGGCTCATGAGGGGTATTTCCCATTACATATTTAGTCATAGTTCGACGTTGTACATTTCTTGGTGGAGATCTTTCGTGCTAAATTAAGCCTTCCACTGATCTTATTGTCTTTCACTGGGCAAAGCTCTACAAGCAGAGACAaactgtgtgaaatgtgtgtgtgcagtgtatTCACAGAGATGTGGCTGCGAGGAATGTGCTCCTGACCAGTCGCAGAGAGGCAAAGATCTGTGACTTCGGTCTGGCACGGGACATCATGAATGACTCCAACTATGTGGTGAAGGGCAATGTAAGCGTTTTATCTGATAAGAGCTAAATATTGCTTACATGGTATCCATTGCAAAtcatttaatttgtttgtgtgttgttttgtgcgAAGGCACGTCTGCCAGTGAAGTGGATGGCTCCCGAGAGCATCTTTGACTGCGTGTACACCGTCCAGAGTGACGTCTGGTCCTATGGCATCCTCTTGTGGGAAATCTTCTCTTTAGGTAAGAATGCGTAAACATGTCTTCTGTGCTTACTTGCATTTGTTTCATGGGTTGGTGCTGAAAATCGCATCATGTTATTCACTACTAGGCAAAAGCCCCTACCCCAGCATGGCTGTGGACACTAGGTTCTACAAGATGGTGAAGCGTGGCTACCAGATGTCCCAACCAGACTTTGCTCCACCTGAAATGTAAGTTTGACACTTCAGCAGCATGGCTCATTCAGGGATGAGTCACTCCTTCCCCCTTTTTCTCAAACACTTTACTTTGTCTATCCGAGGCTCTTATCTTGCTAACCATCACCTGATTATCAGTTGAGTTTTACGGGCGTATCAAGTGACTATCAGCAGATTTTTTACGACTGATACAATGGCAAATCATCCAATTAAAGGCCTTCGTATCAGATGGTGGCACGTAGTTAAGCAATCGTAGGAGTAATACTATGGTTATGCTTACTAACCAGTGAGATCAGCTGATAACATGTGGTGACTTAACTAGTAACAAGTTAATTTAAGATGACAGACTTATTAATGTAGCTGATCGCAATTAGGCGCTAGCCTCCCAAAGTTCAAACAGTCTGCTTTCTAAATGGTCTTTATGAATGAACAAaggtccttttttttcctcctgcagtCTTGCGGGCTATCTGACATCTGAAATAACTGACAGATGAGATAACCTCATAAAGTACTTCCATTATTCATGAATTTAATTTGCTTTTGGGTTCTCTCTCGACCTCGAACCTAAAACTAAATAAGTTCAAACTCCAAACTTTGCAAGCcatcaaaattaaaaacaaagattttttttttttgcaatacaGCCCTAACATCTGTGTGTGCTGATTTGCCATGGCATGTCACACTAGCCAGGAATAAATGTGCTGTGGAAATAGACTGAATCTGAGTCAGGGCCAAATCATTTCTTGTTCTGCTGTGAGTCAGGCCTCAGTTCTGCCTGTTAGCCACATGATCTCGAAGCTAGAGAGCCATGTAACTGCTATTTCATGGCAACTAAATGGAACTGGAGGGGCAGGGGTCCTTATAAACAAGtctgtcttttttaaaactgcgtCAACACCTCCATAAGCTTCTCCTTATTCATCTAACTCAGCTTTATCTAGTTCCTCAGCTTTACGCCGCTCAGTCTGAGGAGTGAAAAATAAGAGTGTGAAACCCCTTTAATGTACACCATGAATTGTTTCTCTGAAAAAACTCTTTTTTATTTCAGCTACGGTATCATGAAGATGTGCTGGCATCTGGAGCCGACAGAGCGTCCCACCTTCAGCAAAATCTGTCACATGATACAAAGGCTACTTGGGGACCAACCTGAGCAGGAACAGGTGAGTTAGTCTGCATGTGCAGTGTGGTCCTGATGTGTCTTCTTCAAAAGCACCCAGGGAGAAAAACATGTGGTGCTCCGGCCAAGATGTCCTCGGGAAACcctgtttcttttaatttgatgCTCCTTAAGAGACAGCAAATTTAGCTTTGCTGTCAGACCAATTACATGATTTAGATTCTTTGCGATAATGTCTGTTTGGGTGTTCTTCCAACTGAAGATACTCACAATGCCACTATTTATGTCAGTCTAAAATATAAACTCTGTAATCATGTTTTGTATAACTCTCACCATCTGGATGATACCTCTTCCGCAGTTAACATACCAGAATGTGCAGCAGCAGGTCACGGAGGGTGAAGGGTGTGACGAGTGCTTCGACGGCCCCTGTGACCAGTCTTGTGACCACCAAGAAGAGGAGCAGCCTCTGATGAAGACCAACAACTACCAGTTTTGTTGAAAGGCCTTAAGCTCAAATCAATCAGCAAACCAATCAATCTTCAACAAGGATCAGAACACTGGCATGATCTCTAGTTTGCAGCCAAAGCGCCACAGCTTGTTCCAATCGCCGGAGAGTCGCCTTATCAGCTATTTTTCGCCTGTCGTGCCTGCTCTCCAGACAGACGAGCAGCTGCGGCAAGCATGTGACCTGCCTCTTTTGCATGCGATCCATGACTAGAAATTGCCACGTCTAAAATGAAAGGAAGAAGCAATGTCAACAAATCACACAAGGTATCAAAGGGTAGCTTATTCTAAAGATTGCTCAGTGGCAGGCTGTTTATTAGCCCTTCTTCTGTTCTCTGTTTGAGGTCGAATCTATCAGTTTTTCCAAGCAAGAATCCCCctgattcttttgttttgttcttgtgaGTGTGCTCTTAATTATCTGTTGCACACCATGTTTAGTGTACTTTTTATTACAGCCACAGGAGACTCAGAATTATGTGTTCTTCCATCAGGATCACTGTCTTTCATTATTTCGGGGGGAATTTGTCGTTTTTTGGCATGTACGTTTTCTCCAAAGGAAGCAGCACAACAGTCGGAAACACTGAATTAAAACCATGAGAGCCTTTCTTCTCTCCAGACAACTTGtgttatattaattataatCAAAAAATATAAAGTGCTCAAGTTTTTCCCTTGATTTAAACATGCTAAAGGAGCCAAAGAGGAGGCAGATAATGAGTGCAGTGTTTTCCTCGCTGGGCTTTGGTCACAGCTGTATTTCTTGTGACACACTTGCAGTAGCTGTCAGTGGGTTGCAGCATGTGATTGTTCCACTTCAATCTAATTAGTCAGCGTGATTTTAGAACAAGGAGTACGACTGAGCTGAGCAGGGAAATCGGTAGATGTCTTACGGAGCAGAAGAACAATGTTTGATGTTTGGGGTTGGTGGGGTTAGCAGGGTGCAGCTGAATCTTGTACTTTCCTGTAGCGTTAGACGATAAGTTTCATGCACATCTGTATGTAGCAGTCAGCCTACACTGCCAAATGTATGAAGATTATAtgatcatatatatatatataagctaTACGAGAGACGGGGACTGCCAATTTCTGTGACTTTGGCTACTTTAAATGTGCTTGCATCTGAATGAAACAGAAGTGAGATGTCGAATAATGTATATATAACACATGAATCAAGAATGATCTTTATTTTCACTGTAGAAGAGATACATGAATATTTCATAGATGTGTTATGtctcgttttttttcttttgtgcaaATGAGACAATCAACAAAAAAGCTGCAAATTAAGTCATTGCAAAACTGCAGAGGCGTTCATAAAAGCTTTATCACTGAAACTCTGTGTTCCAATGTAAAGTTTTATACTATCCAACTGGAA encodes:
- the csf1ra gene encoding macrophage colony-stimulating factor 1 receptor isoform X1, whose amino-acid sequence is MLSYLMLWLVASAASAEWRRPVIKLNSKVVKSAEVVVRAGSPLDLRCEGEAPVIWQTRLPKHRRYISKGNGTVRTFKVDRPTAEFTGTYKCYYTNGSHRDSSVYVYVKDPSHVFWTSSTSLQVVVKEGESYLLPCLLTDPEATDISLRMNNGTSVPPGMNFTIFRHRGILIHSLHPSFNADYICTARVNGVEKTSKAFSINVIQKLRFPPYVFLETEEYVRIVGEKLKIPCTTHNPNFYYNVTWKYTTKSVPKIAEIVRSNGENRLDIESTLTIAAVDLADTGNISCIGSNEAGVNTSTTYLLVVDKPYIRLSPQLSPKLAHEGLSVEVNEGDDLELSVLIEAYPHITKHRWDTPISPNTATQEHKLIRYNNRYHAILQLKRMNIQEQGQYTFYAQSEMANASITFQVQMYQRPIAVVKWENVTTLTCTSHGYPPPRIIWYQCFGIRPTCNENNSGLQMAIPLQAPTVEVQREEYGAVEVESVLTVAFSNRRMTVECVAFNLAGVSSDTLAMNVNDWPFTSLLIGAAAILTILLVLLIFLFYKYKQKPRYEIRWKIIEARDGNNYTFIDPTQLPYNEKWEFPRDKLKLGKILGAGAFGKVVEATAYGLGKEDNVMRVAVKMLKGLDPLLHSSAHSDEREALMSELKILSHLGHHQNIVNLLGACTYGGPVLVITEYCCLGDLLNFLRQKAETFVNFVMNIPDIMENSTDYKNICNQKQFIRSDSGISSETSSTYLEMRPSRLAELPTVESSEDPVCEESGDWPLDIDDLLRFSFQVAQGLDFLASKNCIHRDVAARNVLLTSRREAKICDFGLARDIMNDSNYVVKGNARLPVKWMAPESIFDCVYTVQSDVWSYGILLWEIFSLGKSPYPSMAVDTRFYKMVKRGYQMSQPDFAPPEIYGIMKMCWHLEPTERPTFSKICHMIQRLLGDQPEQEQLTYQNVQQQVTEGEGCDECFDGPCDQSCDHQEEEQPLMKTNNYQFC
- the csf1ra gene encoding macrophage colony-stimulating factor 1 receptor isoform X2, with translation MLSYLMLWLVASAASAEWRRPVIKLNSKVVKSAEVVVRAGSPLDLRCEGEAPVIWQTRLPKHRRYISKGNGTVRTFKVDRPTAEFTGTYKCYYTNGSHRDSSVYVYVKDPSHVFWTSSTSLQVVVKEGESYLLPCLLTDPEATDISLRMNNGTSVPPGMNFTIFRHRGILIHSLHPSFNADYICTARVNGVEKTSKAFSINVIQKLRFPPYVFLETEEYVRIVGEKLKIPCTTHNPNFYYNVTWKYTTKSVPKIAEIVRSNGENRLDIESTLTIAAVDLADTGNISCIGSNEAGVNTSTTYLLVVDKPYIRLSPQLSPKLAHEGLSVEVNEGDDLELSVLIEAYPHITKHRWDTPISPNTATQEHKLIRYNNRYHAILQLKRMNIQEQGQYTFYAQSEMANASITFQVQMYQRPIAVVKWENVTTLTCTSHGYPPPRIIWYQCFGIRPTCNENNSGLQMAIPLQAPTVEVQREEYGAVEVESVLTVAFSNRRMTVECVAFNLAGVSSDTLAMNVNDWPFTSLLIGAAAILTILLVLLIFLFYKYKQKPRYEIRWKIIEARDGNNYTFIDPTQLPYNEKWEFPRDKLKLGKILGAGAFGKVVEATAYGLGKEDNVMRVAVKMLKASAHSDEREALMSELKILSHLGHHQNIVNLLGACTYGGPVLVITEYCCLGDLLNFLRQKAETFVNFVMNIPDIMENSTDYKNICNQKQFIRSDSGISSETSSTYLEMRPSRLAELPTVESSEDPVCEESGDWPLDIDDLLRFSFQVAQGLDFLASKNCIHRDVAARNVLLTSRREAKICDFGLARDIMNDSNYVVKGNARLPVKWMAPESIFDCVYTVQSDVWSYGILLWEIFSLGKSPYPSMAVDTRFYKMVKRGYQMSQPDFAPPEIYGIMKMCWHLEPTERPTFSKICHMIQRLLGDQPEQEQLTYQNVQQQVTEGEGCDECFDGPCDQSCDHQEEEQPLMKTNNYQFC